The genome window CATAAAGGGACGTCCAGCTGCATGAGCGGCTTGGGCAATAGCTGCCCCTTCCATCTCAACGGCCAAGACTTCTGGGAAATGCTCCCGAATTGCTGCGACTTTTTCTTCACTCGCGATAAAGCTATCTCCTGTTGTAATCAAGCCTACATGTGTGGTTGCAGCTTCTTCTTCCAGAACTTTTTTCATTTCTGATACGAAATAGCGACTGGATTCAAAGTAAAGTGGTTGACCTGCCATTTGACCATACTTATAACCAAAGGCTGTCACATCCACATCATGATAGGCCAATTTGTCCGCAAGGACGATATCCCCAACGGCCATTCCCGGTGCAACGGCACCTGCAGAACCCGTATTGATAATGGCTTCCACCTTAAAATCATTGGCCAAGACTGCTACACTCATAGCAGACATGACTTTTCCGATACCACTTTCAACCAAAACGACCTCATGGCGTCCAATAGATCCTGTATAGTAGACTTTTCCAAGACGCAGATGCTTTTCCCCATTTTCAAGGGCTTCAACCAAGATCTTCAACTCCTGGGGCATGGCTGCGATAATTCCAATTTTCATGTCATTTCTCTCCTTGTGACGACCTTATAAACGCCAAATAGCAATGATCAAGGCAATGAGGAGCACAATGATCCAGAACAAAATCTTATTGAGTTTGGATTGGACCACACTTTGTTTGCGTTCTTCAATGCGACGACTCTTGGTCACTGTGGGCTCCACTTGGATCTGCACAGTATCCTGAGAATAACGCTCTTGTGGACGTTCCCTACGACTCTCTCTCATAGGACGTTCATAGCCAAATCCTCTGTGGTCTGTCCGAATAATTTTCGTCTCTTCCGCATCGACCATTTTAGGACCGGTGATGTCCTCACCTCGCCTTGCTCGTTCAATCATTTCATCGGTTAATAAAGGTTTTCCCATCGGATCCTCCTCTATTTATTGATTAAGTCCCAATATTGGATCGCCATGATGGTCTTGGCATCACAGACTTCGCCAGTTTGGATTAAATCTTTGGCTTCCTTCAAAGTCACTTCTAATAACTCTAAGGTCTCATCCGCATCTTGTGGACGTGGATTTTCCACCTTTTTCAAGTTGGTCGCACCATAAAGTTTGATCCGCTCATTACAAAATCCAATGGCTGAATAAAAATCATACAACAACTCTAGATCAGCTGT of Streptococcus sp. S5 contains these proteins:
- a CDS encoding 5'-methylthioadenosine/adenosylhomocysteine nucleosidase, whose protein sequence is MKIGIIAAMPQELKILVEALENGEKHLRLGKVYYTGSIGRHEVVLVESGIGKVMSAMSVAVLANDFKVEAIINTGSAGAVAPGMAVGDIVLADKLAYHDVDVTAFGYKYGQMAGQPLYFESSRYFVSEMKKVLEEEAATTHVGLITTGDSFIASEEKVAAIREHFPEVLAVEMEGAAIAQAAHAAGRPFMVIRAMSDTADHAANISFDEFIVEAGERSAQTLITFLKRLV
- the macP gene encoding cell wall synthase accessory phosphoprotein MacP, translating into MGKPLLTDEMIERARRGEDITGPKMVDAEETKIIRTDHRGFGYERPMRESRRERPQERYSQDTVQIQVEPTVTKSRRIEERKQSVVQSKLNKILFWIIVLLIALIIAIWRL